In Stomoxys calcitrans chromosome 2, idStoCalc2.1, whole genome shotgun sequence, the following proteins share a genomic window:
- the LOC106081861 gene encoding sodium-independent sulfate anion transporter isoform X1 has translation MKPNPASDHVYFNDGFKCSSISINTNLNEMNGDANGAGSGNGSQGSNEFILTDDGKKIIPPMKPMSCAKSWLQERSRKTFKKKILHKRLPILRWLPKYNGTDAVGDLVAGITVGLTVIPQALAYSGIAGLPAAYGLYGSFLGCFVYIFLGSCKDVPVGPSAIVALLTFQVAQGSWQKSVLLCLLCGMVEMLMGLFGLGFLIDFVSGPVSSGFTSAVSLIILTSQVKNILGISAKGTTFVEIWTQIIHNIKDIRAPDTILGITCIVVLLIMRLLPSCKVGPKEPNLRTKTQNIINKLIWIIGTSRNAILVIVCCVMGVLLHSYNDGTPFKVIGYIPQGLPSFALPPIHLNVNQTITGKEESFLDMVRGMGSGLIVIPLISLMENIAICKAFANGKPVDASQELIAIGAANIANSFVQGFPGTGALSRGAVNNASGVRTPLSNIYSGALVILSLIFFTPYFYYIPNATLAAIIIAAVVFMVEVKVVKPMWRAKKSDLVPGLVTFVACLVLPLEMGILIGVGLNVIFILYSAARPKLSVDVLTSPGGTEYLMITPDRCIIFPSVDYVRNLVNKQSLRNSIPVVIDASHIYGADFTAATVIESLLRDFASRHQLIFFYNLKPSICNLFESLSPTEFVVYYQEQQLDELLKERDYRQSKTDGTAAATAIALTV, from the exons TGACAGACGATGGCAAAAAGATTATACCTCCCATGAAGCCCATGTCCTGTGCAAAATCCTGGCTGCAGGAAAGATCGCGTAAAAcattcaaaaagaaaattctacACAAACGCCTGCCCATTCTAAGGTGGCTGCCAAAATACAATGGCACAGATGCGGTGGGAGACTTGGTGGCGGGCATTACAGTGGGTTTAACTGTGATACCACAAGCTTTGGCCTATTCCGGTATTGCAGGCCTACCAGCAGCG tACGGTCTTTATGGTTCCTTTTTGGGTTGTTTTGTCTACATATTCCTGGGCAGTTGCAAAGATGTCCCCGTCGGCCCATCTGCCATTGTTGCCCTGCTCACATTTCAAGTAGCCCAAGGATCATGGCAAAAATCAGTGCTGTTATGTCTGCTTTGTGGAATGGTTGAAATGCTAATGGGTCTATTCGGTTTGGGATTTTTAATAGACTTCGTATCGGGTCCAGTCTCATCGGGATTTACATCAGCCGTGTCCCTCATTATCTTGACATCACAAGTTAAGAATATTTTGGGTATATCAGCTAAGGGAACCACATTTGTAGAGATATGGACGCAAATCATACACAatataaaagatattagagCTCCGGATACAATATTGGGCATTACATGCATTGTGGTGCTACTGATTATGAGG CTCTTACCCTCCTGCAAGGTTGGACCCAAAGAACCTAATTTACGTACCAAAACTCAGAATATAATCAACAAATTGATTTGGATTATTGGCACATCACGTAATGCCATTTTGGTCATTGTATGCTGTGTTATGGGTGTGCTTCTGCATTCCTACAATGATGGAACTCCATTTAAAGTCATCGGTTATATACCTCAAGGTTTACCCTCATTCGCTTTGCCTCCCATACATTTGAATGTAAATCAAACAATAACGGGCAAAGAAGAATCCTTTTTGGATATGGTAAGAGGTATGGGATCCGGTCTGATAGTGATACCACTGATATCGCTCATGGAGAATATAGCTATTTGTAAAGCATTTG CCAATGGCAAACCTGTGGATGCCTCTCAGGAGCTAATAGCTATTGGAGCTGCCAATATTGCCAATTCCTTTGTCCAGGGTTTCCCAGGAACTGGAGCCTTAAGTCGTGGTGCTGTTAATAATGCCAGTGGTGTTAGAACTCCTTTGAGCAATATCTACTCAGGAGCTTTGGTCATTTTATCCTTGATCTTTTTCACTCCCTATTTCTATTATATACCCAATGCCACTTTGGCTGCCATAATTATAGCCGCAGTAGTCTTTATGGTGGAGGTTAAGGTGGTCAAACCCATGTGGAGGGCAAAAA AAAGTGATCTTGTTCCTGGCTTGGTAACCTTTGTTGCTTGTTTAGTATTACCCCTGGAAATGGGAATTCTCATTGGAGTGGGCCTTAATGTCATCTTCATACTCTACAGTGCTGCCCGCCCCAAATTATCTGTGGACGTTTTAACCAGTCCTGGAGGCACCGAATATCTCATGATTACCCCCGATCGTTGTATTATATTCCCCTCCGTGGACTATGTCCGCAATTTGGTTAATAAGCAATCGCTGCGCAACAGCATACCAGTGGTCATAGATGCTTCTCATATTTATGGAGCTGATTTTACTGCGGCGACTGTCATCGAATCTCTTTTGAGGGATTTTGCTTCACGTCACCAATTGATTTTCTTCTATAACTTAAAGCCCAGTATTTGCAATCTCTTTGAAAGTTTATCGCCCACAGAATTTGTGGTCTACTATCAGGAGCAGCAATTGGATGAGCTGTTAAAGGAGAGGGACTATAGGCAGAGTAAAACAGATGGAACGGCAGCTGCGACGGCGATAGCGTTGACAGTTTAA
- the LOC106081861 gene encoding sodium-independent sulfate anion transporter isoform X2 translates to MTDDGKKIIPPMKPMSCAKSWLQERSRKTFKKKILHKRLPILRWLPKYNGTDAVGDLVAGITVGLTVIPQALAYSGIAGLPAAYGLYGSFLGCFVYIFLGSCKDVPVGPSAIVALLTFQVAQGSWQKSVLLCLLCGMVEMLMGLFGLGFLIDFVSGPVSSGFTSAVSLIILTSQVKNILGISAKGTTFVEIWTQIIHNIKDIRAPDTILGITCIVVLLIMRLLPSCKVGPKEPNLRTKTQNIINKLIWIIGTSRNAILVIVCCVMGVLLHSYNDGTPFKVIGYIPQGLPSFALPPIHLNVNQTITGKEESFLDMVRGMGSGLIVIPLISLMENIAICKAFANGKPVDASQELIAIGAANIANSFVQGFPGTGALSRGAVNNASGVRTPLSNIYSGALVILSLIFFTPYFYYIPNATLAAIIIAAVVFMVEVKVVKPMWRAKKSDLVPGLVTFVACLVLPLEMGILIGVGLNVIFILYSAARPKLSVDVLTSPGGTEYLMITPDRCIIFPSVDYVRNLVNKQSLRNSIPVVIDASHIYGADFTAATVIESLLRDFASRHQLIFFYNLKPSICNLFESLSPTEFVVYYQEQQLDELLKERDYRQSKTDGTAAATAIALTV, encoded by the exons TGACAGACGATGGCAAAAAGATTATACCTCCCATGAAGCCCATGTCCTGTGCAAAATCCTGGCTGCAGGAAAGATCGCGTAAAAcattcaaaaagaaaattctacACAAACGCCTGCCCATTCTAAGGTGGCTGCCAAAATACAATGGCACAGATGCGGTGGGAGACTTGGTGGCGGGCATTACAGTGGGTTTAACTGTGATACCACAAGCTTTGGCCTATTCCGGTATTGCAGGCCTACCAGCAGCG tACGGTCTTTATGGTTCCTTTTTGGGTTGTTTTGTCTACATATTCCTGGGCAGTTGCAAAGATGTCCCCGTCGGCCCATCTGCCATTGTTGCCCTGCTCACATTTCAAGTAGCCCAAGGATCATGGCAAAAATCAGTGCTGTTATGTCTGCTTTGTGGAATGGTTGAAATGCTAATGGGTCTATTCGGTTTGGGATTTTTAATAGACTTCGTATCGGGTCCAGTCTCATCGGGATTTACATCAGCCGTGTCCCTCATTATCTTGACATCACAAGTTAAGAATATTTTGGGTATATCAGCTAAGGGAACCACATTTGTAGAGATATGGACGCAAATCATACACAatataaaagatattagagCTCCGGATACAATATTGGGCATTACATGCATTGTGGTGCTACTGATTATGAGG CTCTTACCCTCCTGCAAGGTTGGACCCAAAGAACCTAATTTACGTACCAAAACTCAGAATATAATCAACAAATTGATTTGGATTATTGGCACATCACGTAATGCCATTTTGGTCATTGTATGCTGTGTTATGGGTGTGCTTCTGCATTCCTACAATGATGGAACTCCATTTAAAGTCATCGGTTATATACCTCAAGGTTTACCCTCATTCGCTTTGCCTCCCATACATTTGAATGTAAATCAAACAATAACGGGCAAAGAAGAATCCTTTTTGGATATGGTAAGAGGTATGGGATCCGGTCTGATAGTGATACCACTGATATCGCTCATGGAGAATATAGCTATTTGTAAAGCATTTG CCAATGGCAAACCTGTGGATGCCTCTCAGGAGCTAATAGCTATTGGAGCTGCCAATATTGCCAATTCCTTTGTCCAGGGTTTCCCAGGAACTGGAGCCTTAAGTCGTGGTGCTGTTAATAATGCCAGTGGTGTTAGAACTCCTTTGAGCAATATCTACTCAGGAGCTTTGGTCATTTTATCCTTGATCTTTTTCACTCCCTATTTCTATTATATACCCAATGCCACTTTGGCTGCCATAATTATAGCCGCAGTAGTCTTTATGGTGGAGGTTAAGGTGGTCAAACCCATGTGGAGGGCAAAAA AAAGTGATCTTGTTCCTGGCTTGGTAACCTTTGTTGCTTGTTTAGTATTACCCCTGGAAATGGGAATTCTCATTGGAGTGGGCCTTAATGTCATCTTCATACTCTACAGTGCTGCCCGCCCCAAATTATCTGTGGACGTTTTAACCAGTCCTGGAGGCACCGAATATCTCATGATTACCCCCGATCGTTGTATTATATTCCCCTCCGTGGACTATGTCCGCAATTTGGTTAATAAGCAATCGCTGCGCAACAGCATACCAGTGGTCATAGATGCTTCTCATATTTATGGAGCTGATTTTACTGCGGCGACTGTCATCGAATCTCTTTTGAGGGATTTTGCTTCACGTCACCAATTGATTTTCTTCTATAACTTAAAGCCCAGTATTTGCAATCTCTTTGAAAGTTTATCGCCCACAGAATTTGTGGTCTACTATCAGGAGCAGCAATTGGATGAGCTGTTAAAGGAGAGGGACTATAGGCAGAGTAAAACAGATGGAACGGCAGCTGCGACGGCGATAGCGTTGACAGTTTAA
- the LOC106081836 gene encoding 60S ribosome subunit biogenesis protein NIP7 homolog produces MKRLSDERAKILFEKLSKYIGTNVKQLIDRPDGTYCFREHLDRVYYVSEKILKLSECFGHKKLICVGTCFGKFSKTNKLKFHITALYYLAPYAQYKVWVKSSFEQQFLYGNHIPKSGLGRITENAGQYQGVMVYNMNDLPLGFGVLARSTTECKTADPITTVCFHQSDIGEYIRSEDTLF; encoded by the exons atgaagCGCTTAAGTGATGAACGAGCAAAGATTTTATTCGAGAAGCTATCAAAATA CATTGGAACTAATGTCAAACAACTGATAGACCGCCCTGATGGAACTTACTGCTTTCGGGAGCATTTAGATCGTGTGTATTATGTTTCCGAAAAGATATTGAAGCTGTCCGAATGTTTTGGTCACAAGAAATTGATTTGTGTCGGTACCTGCTTTGGCAAATTCTCCAAGACGAACAAGCTTAAATTCCATATTACCGCCCTTTACTATTTGGCCCCCTATGCGCAATACAAAGTGTGGGTAAAATCTTCATTTGAACAACaatttttatatggcaaccaCATACCGAAATCTGGCTTGGGTCGTATCACTGAAAATGCCGGTCAGTATCAAGGAGTCATGGTTTATAACATGAACGACTTGCCATTGGGTTTTGGTGTTTTAGCGCGATCGACGACAGAATGCAAAACAGCCGATCCCATAACAACAGTTTGTTTCCATCAATCGGATATTGGAGAATATATACGTTCAGAAGATACTTTGTTTTAG